The DNA segment CGCCGATAGCGGTACATTCCCGCACAGCATTGCCACAACACCAACCCAGGATTGTTATGCCTGCCACAACGACGTGTCAGCCACAAACTTCCATAACATCACCCTGCAGGTGCCACCGCTCGCAAGTGTCAACTGCGTAGACTGCCACAAGACCGGCCTGACCATGACCACCAAACAGATCGATGAAGGAGTGTTCACAACCGGCGTCCATAGTAACCGTGCATGCGAAGACTGCCATGCAGGTGCACTCGACACCAACATGAATACCTATTCCTTCACCACCGACCCTGCAAAGAACTGTACCGCGTGTCATATCACCGGTACCCTTGGTGCTCCCGTCATCGCAGAACACAACGAACTCGCATCTGATATATT comes from the bacterium genome and includes:
- a CDS encoding cytochrome c3 family protein — translated: EFPVWENLWSAKGFTPSLRKQAQLAIAAYCTDCHNNSIAQFAYSANASSGHYSTRTNLIATQDCTNCHKDATNATLWGNALDPADSGTFPHSIATTPTQDCYACHNDVSATNFHNITLQVPPLASVNCVDCHKTGLTMTTKQIDEGVFTTGVHSNRACEDCHAGALDTNMNTYSFTTDPAKNCTACHITGTLGAPVIAEHNELASDI